DNA from Pirellulales bacterium:
GACGACGTGATCGGCCAAGGATTCCATTTCGAAAGTCGCTTGCCAATTTCCGGCGGGGGGATCGCTTGATTTGGCATTGGGGCTTTGTTCGGCGCGGGGGGCGTAAATTGCGCGGGTGATCAGATATTGCGGGGGAGCAGAGGGGGCAGGGGTGAGGCGCAGCAGTTCGTCGTAAAATGCTTCGGGGAGGTAATCAAGTCCGCCGGTGGGATGGCCGTCGGGATCTACAGGAACGAGCACCTGCCGGACCGGCGAGGAAGATTGAGCGTGGGGCGAAGCGGCGGCGCTTTCGGTTTCTTCCGCTTGTACCAAGCGGTGCGCGGCCAGCGCCATGAAAAACCCAAGCACGAAAGTTGCCGTAACTAACTTCGAAGGAGTCGAGGAAGAAACGGCCTGCGGCGTGAAATCGGCCTGTTGCAGTTGCGACCGGTGGGCGACCCAGACCATCAAGGGTCCGGCAAAAAGGCCCAGCCACAAGGCGGCAGATAGGGGCGTCCATGCAGCGGGGATTAATAGCGCGATAACGGTGGCCGTGCCGAGCAGTGCGATGTCGAGCGCAAGGGATTGCTTTCCAAACCACCAGCGAACGGCAACAGCCAGGACGAACAACGACCAGGCCCAAGCTGTGAGTGATTGCTTGTCAGCGATCCAAATTCGGTCGTCGCTTTCCGCGCCGTCGAAACAATAACTGGTCCAGGCGGCAGAATCGATCAGCGGATATTGGTCGGCAGCTTTCCAGGGGGACTGCAGGCCAGCGGCCGGGACGTTCGGCGTTTTGGCCGTTGCAGACGGCGGGGCGTCTGATACCGATCGAGCCAATGGACCGAACAGGCGCTTTGTCCAAGGCGGTTCGCAAGGATGACGATTGCCGATCTGCACATCAGCCAGGGCCATGCCGGGAGGCGTCCAGACGACCCATTGGCGGGACAAAATGGGCACATCGCAACTGGGCCAGGGGGCAGCATGCGAGGCAACGGCGCCTTGGTCCGCCAGCTCGTCATAGCAAAGTGCCAGGGTGACAAAGCGGGCCGAGGCGGGCAGACTGATTTTCCACGGCCCCGTGGTTGCGGAGGTGAATTCAGCAGCCTGGCGACCATCGATTGAAGCGGAGCGCAAGATGGCGCCGGGAGGAGGTTGAAACTGTATTTTTTCCAGGCCGGCATTTTCTACTTGGCAAAAGAGCGTGTGCTCCGCGCCGGAGTGGCTGTAACGAGAAGTCAATTGCGCTTGCCAAATCCAGGCTTGCGGCAAAGGGGCGCTGTTGCCGTGCGGAATAACCACCAGCGGCGGATCGGCCGTGAGCAGGGTGTCTTCTTCCGGATCGTAACGAAAAGCGGCGAGCATCGTGGCGTATTGGCCGGCGGGGGGCGCGTCGACGGGAATAGATTTCAACCTTCGGCTGCGGAGCGCCGGCACGTCGTGGCCGACGGAAACCACTTGAATTGATCCGCGCTGGGTTTGGGCTTCGATTAACGAAGCCAAGGCGGGGGGCATATCGCCGGTCAGCGGCGAGGTACGCGTGGCCAGCAGCACCAATGGGGTAGAGCGGGGCGCAGGCAGCACTGCTTCCCAGGCTTCGCCCGGCCAATTGGATGCTGAACCTTCGCTTTCGGTCAGGCGTCGCGCGGCGACGGTCGCTGTGGGTTCGCCTTCGATCGACCAGTTGAGCGGAGTGGCCCGCGGCTGTGAGAAGCGGAACTGGAAGCGGCTCACCTCGCGGCCCTGGGGCGTGACGGCGAAGCGATAGGATTCGGTCAAACGATCGTCGCCGACCAGGACCTTGGCTTGGATGTCGGTATCGTATTGCGGGGTTTTTCCCAATAAAGATACGGCCAAATTCCGGGCGTTTGAATCATCGACAAAGACGAGGTCGGTCGGCTTCTCGTCCAACAAGGACGCATCGGCTGCGGTTAGTTGGACGGGGTCCAGGCGGGTAAGCTCACCGAGGCCGCGCAATTGGAGCTGAAACGGCTCGGCAGCTTGCACGAGGATTAAACGGCGGGAGGCCTGGGCATCGGGAACATGGAGCATGGCCAAATCGTCGGCGTGGAGCGTTTCGCCCCAGGGTGCGCTGCGCCGCCGGGCGGTAATGGACAAACGCAGGCTATGCTGGGGCGTAAGGGGCGTGCTCAATTGCAAGGTTAATTTGCCGGGGCGATTGCGGACTAATTGCTGGGACCAATCTGCCACCATTCCCGGCGGCGTGCTGTCGACGCTTTCGATAATCCACTGGGGTGCAATATCCGCTTGAAGCACAAACAATTCGCCTTGATCGATGGTGAATTCCCCGCGGTAACGGCCAGCGCCTTCGTTGGCCCGCAGCGAGATAGAGGTTCCCTGAGTCACCCGCACTTGCTCACGACGGCGAGTCAGTTCCAATTCGATCCGCGGATGGTCGTTGAAAAAGACCAAACTGGTATCGGCGGTCGGTGATTGCGGCAGCACTTCGAGATGATCGGCCAAGTTGTCGTCGATAGCGGTTTGGAGAGTGGTTTGACGGCAATCTTCGGTCGATAATTCGTCGATCAGCAAGGAATCGGGGACGCGCAGCCGTGCGTCGCCGGTTTGCCAATCGGCATTTTCCACGCGCATCAGGGGCAACTGCCAGGGCGTTGCCCACGTTAGCGGGGCGATGGCAACAATCTGAAGCCTTTGGCCGGGGCCATGGATCGGCTGGGGCAGCTCCACGATCAATTCTTGCGGATTGCCTTGGCCGGAGTCGGCGCTGCCGGCAGAGTTGGCGGTGTTGCCGAGTGGAGTATGAACGGTGGTCAGGGAGGATAGAGGCAATTCCGTATTGCCTGAGCGAATTCGGACAATGGTCAGCGGTTGGTCAAGGCGTAGTATGATTTGTTTCAACGGAGCGCCCAATACATCGAGTCGGAAATCGCCGTAGAATTCCAGTCCGTGAGACGAGAAGTCGTAAGTAAACGACTGCCGGATGAAGGTTTTATCGACGGCGGGGGGAGCAGATTGCTTGACGATGCGCAAATTTGCCTGGGAGTTTCCGCCCAATTCGATTTGCCAGCGGCACAGGCCGGAGGCGGAATCGTCAGGGGTTGATTCGACGCGATGGCTGGTGATTATCCCGCGGTCGATGGTGGGGGCTAAATCGGCGGGCAAGGTCAATTGCAGCAGATTGAAGGGACAGTCGGGCAACTGCACATTGAAGCTCAAGACCCCGTCGAAATTGCGTTTTCCGGATAGCGACCAGCGGGCTGACATTTTACCGGCGCGATCGATCAGGGCGGCTAAGCGGCCGTTTTGATCGTTACCGACGATGGCCTTTGGGTTGTCGCGGTTGAGGTTTTGATTGCCGCCATGAGCGGGCAGATTGGCAGGCGAATCAGCGGATGGAGCGTCCGCGGTCCAGCGAAAATCGTCCAATGCCAATTGGCAATTGCCCAGCAGGGTGGCGGTTTGCGGCGAAGGGTGATCGAATTCCCAGGTCAGCTCGCCGGCCAGAGAGTTTTCGCCGAGCAATGCGGCTGAGTAGGTAGCGCGAATCAATGGCGAGGGCTGCGGTTGAGGAGGGCGGGCGGCATTGCGGAGTTGGGCCAAGCGAGATTCGAATTCATCGGCGGAGATGGGCAAATAGCGTTGGGATTTATCGCGCGGCCAATCTTCGGGCCGATCGGCGGGCACAAGCAAGCGTTGAAACTGCCACGGCGCGTCAGGGTGTGAAATCGGGGTTGCCGTGTCGGGCTCCGCCGATTTTGTCGAAGCGATTCGCCCGAGCAGCAGCGCGACGAACAACAGCAACAAGTTCAAGCGACCGAAGACGAGGCGCATGATTCGGATCAGACTTTCGATTCAGATTTTAATGAACACTTAATGGGAATCGGCTGCGGGCAGGTCGATTATTCCCTGCGTGGAAGTGCTGGCGGCGCCGGCAAATTCCAGAGGCCGAACTTTTCGCTGAAGACTGCTGCGTTCCACGATGGAACTACCGCCGGCGGGGACGATTTTTCCAGCGGTCCGACGTCGGGCCACGATTCGTTTAAGCCATCCGGCGAGGAAAATGAGCATACAGCCCAACACCGCCGCTTGTGCCAAGAGCAGGGCGGCATCGGGCATGGCGACGGAAAGCGCGACGAGGACGACGCCGGCGGCAAACAATATCCAGGGGCGGCGGCTGAGGGGGAGATACATCAGGAGCAATCCGACAACCAACACCGCAGCGGAAGCGCCCAGCACGATTTGCCAGCGAGCCGCCCACCGAACGACGATTTTCGGCGTGCTGCCCAGCGTGCTGAACAAATAGCGGTTGGTCGCCTGCGGTAAGGCATCTTCGGGAGTGGCGCTGACCCATTTTTCCAGTTCCGGTTGATCCCAGGAGTTTTTCCGACTCCAGCCCAATCCGGACCATTGCCATGTAAACTCCGGCGTCAACTCCGGAGGGGAAGACAACAACTGTTCATCGCTGGGCAACACCAATTGCCAATACAGACGTTGTACCCACACGCCGTCGGGCAATCGGGGCAAGTTTGTTTCGATGGTATGAGAACCAGGGGTGACATTCTCGACCTGATAGCGCAGTTCCAGCACATGTTGCTGATCTTCGGCGCCGGGAGGCAATTTTACGGTTAATGTTCCATTGGCAGCCGCAGCCGGCGAAAGCTGCCGGTGATCCAATTGCAGTTCCAGATTTGCGGCCGTGACGCCTGCCGGGAGGGAGAGCGCGAGTTGGTCGGAGGATGTCGAGAAGCGATACACCGCTCGGTCTTGCCGGACCAGGCCCGACAACCACGTTTGAAGCCAAGCCCGCTCGACCACGGTTGCGGCCAATTGTCCAGTGGATTCTGGTCTGCAGGCTAAAGTGACCAGGGGAGTGGGCTGCGAGGCGGTCAGTTGCAGCGCCGGTGGTTTGCCGGTGAACGTGGCTTCCAATGGTTCCTCAGCGACGGTCCAAGCATCGTCGAGCGCTTGCACACGGGAAGCCGATTCGCCGTTCACGGTGACCCGGTTGTAATCCAAGGTAGGGATAGTGGGCATGGCTAGGGGCACGACCAGTCGCCCATGGAGCGGATCGGTTTGGTCAGCGACTGATTGTGACAAGGGAATTTGGTACTGAGCCACGATTTGGAACTGGCCGACACGCGGCTCCGGCAAGGACACCACCAGCCGCGTGTTTTTTGAGTCTGCCGAATTTGGACCCGGCGCGGAGGCCGTCAACGTTTGCCCGTCGATCGACCAGGCCAGTTGTGCATTGGCGAGCAGAGAGGGAGGCACGTCGAAGGTAAGGCCGACAGCCGGCTCGTGTTCGATGCGATAAGTGAATTGTTGTTCGACACTCACTACGTCACGTTTCAGTTTCAGCTCGCTATGCACGGCGGCGGAGATTGCTTGAGGCAGTTGTTCCAAGTCGCCGACGAATGTGGCCTGCGGTTGCTCGCCGCGGTACAGCAACGGAGCTTGCTCGCGGGAAGGCAGCGTTAATCGGGGCGGCACGGAAGGATGAACCAGGCCTTGCAATTCATCGTCTCTGGCTCGCAGCCGGACGTTGTCGGCCGGCACCAGAGCCACCAATGCCGGGCCGATGACGTCGGCCGTGGGCAGTGGCAGAGAAATTTCCACCCGCGAGGTGTTGGCCGGCAAATCGCGGTGTGCTTTGAGGGTGATTTCGAATTCACCCGAGGTGGCTTGCAACAGCGGCACGGCAAAGGAAGCGGCGTGATTCGGGGGTGCGGCGTTGACATCGACCATGTCGGAGGGACCCCAATCGTCGAGCTCCCAACCGGGCAGGGCGATTTCCAAGGTGGAAGTTTTGGCGCCGCGGATGGTGTATTTGAGCCGCGCTTCGAGCTTCAACTGGCGGGGTTGGACCAAGTAGACGTACTCCGGTTCGACGCTGATGCGCGTTCTGCGGGGCATGACGCGCGCGGTCAGCGAAGCGGGCTGACCGAAATATTCGAAGCCGGCGACGACGCCTTTGCGTTGCAAGGGTTCGGGCAACTCGGCGATTTGCCGGACTCGATTTCGTTCTGTCCAACCCAACTGCCAATCGCCGACGACGGCGACGGCGAGGTGTCCCCATTGCCGGTGGGGCGCGGCCTCTTGAATTTCGAAACCGGCCAGCTCCAGGGTTTGGTTTGGCTTGGTGACGTCGTAAGCACGTTCGGCCTGGATGTGCACGTCGACCGGTTCGGAAGTGGGTTGTGCCAGTTGGACCTCAACCCATTGTGCGTCGGATTGTTCGCCGGGAGGAGTTTGAGGATTGTTTCCCGTTGATGGATCGGCGTTGAGCGGGCTGCCGGCGCCTGTGGGCGGAGTGACGTTGGGCTGAGCGGTGGCCGTGAGGGTGTAATTTGCTCCGAGGGGCGCGCCGCCGGTAAGCTGCGCGCCCGGCGGCAGCTTGACGTGGAACTTATCGAACTGGGCGCCGAAGCCGCGAACGGTGAGGAGGGCATCGAACTGAACGCTGCGGCTGTCGATTTGTGCAAAGACCTGGCCGGTGGCTTCCAAGACTGCCGCGGCGCTGCCGGCGGTTTGTTCTTGCCAGGCCAACGACAGCGCTCCTCCGAGTCCCCACAAAGTTATTTCGGAGCGATTGTGTTGCTGTTGTGTGGGAGGTGCGGAGTTAGTCGGCACTGCGATGTCGGTAAGGGGTTTGACCTCGGCCATTGTGCAACCAGCGTGACTGACCAGCTCAATGGGCGCTTGCGGCGCCAGGAGCGTGAACCGAGAAGCGGCCGCCGTGGGCAGATTGATTTCCAGGCGGTATTGCGCGGCCAGTGATTTCAAGGGGGCGACAAGCTTCAAGCTGACATGTTGTTCCGATCCGGCCGCGCCGCGCAGCCGCAGTGTGTAGGAACCGGTAGCGGAATCGAATTGCAATTGATGTTCTGCATCGCCATGAAAAGCAATTGGCTCTTGCAGCACTGCGCCGCTGTTCAGCAGCGGCACGTTCACCCCGTCGGCATTGTCGAGATGGATTTTGTAATCGGCGGTCAGTTCGACATGGTCGCCGTGCGCTTGGCCGGTGATCACGAGTTGTTCCAGGCTGTACTGCTTGGGCGCGGCCAGAGGAAGTTGGCCGGATTTCTTTTGCTGGAGGTATTCGAGAATTTCCTCGGAGGAAAATCCCAGGAGCGGGACTAACCGGCCCTGTTTGTCGCGGACGTAATAAACGGGCGGCTGTTCCACCACGGGGGCGTTTGCCGGAATATGCTCCGCGGCGACCGACGAGGGGGTGGAAGCATCTTCCGGTTGCGCGGGAGGAGCTTCCGTTTTGGCTTCCGGGCTTCCGGCTGTGGCGACAGGTTTTTCGGCAGTCGCGGGGGGAGATTCGGGAGCGGGAGCAGGGATTTCCTGAAGGGGAGCCTTTTCCTGGGCCAGCGCGTATTTTTGGCCCCCCAAGGGCACTGTCAGAATCAGTGTCCAGAGGGCAACAAACGCCAGCCTTTGGCCGAGCGGTAGCAAAGCTCATGCTCCTGCGGTGTGCCGCCGAATTCCCTGCTTGGCACATGCGCGGGGGCATATTGCCGCGGCAGAGGGAACAGGTGCGATTATACAATTAGACAAGAAGGAAAAGAGAACGGCAAACAGGCGAATAAAACCTCAGTATACCTAGAACCAGCAAGAACTTAAAGCTTGCTCGGAATGGGGCAACATAGTAGTACGGCCAACGAAGGCGTTGGTTCAGTGATACCGCAAGCCGGCGATATCTGTCGGTCGTGGGACGGTGCAAAAATTATTGAGGTTGCAGCGACCCCGGCGCGCCGGGTCCGCAGGCGTTTTATCCGCGAAAAAATGGAGGCGACTGGGGATTCCGCCGCGTCGGGACGACCACAATTTCCGAATTAGGCCACGAGCTACAACCTCAAACTCTCGACGTGACGGTAGGAATCTGAGAGAATAGAATATCAAGGCCGGGCCTGGGGTTACGCTTTGTTGCCAGAGGAACACGCCATGAAGATGCACTTCGCTGCGCGCGCCGATTTTCGGCCTTCGAGTCGGCTCCGCTTCGCCGGTTTAGCCCGTCGGCAGACGGTCGGCTGTGGGCGGCTTGCCCTTCGCCGCACAGCATTTACGTTGGTGGAACTGCTGGTGGTAATCACCATCATTGGCCTGTTGATGTCGCTATTGATTCCGGCCGTGAACTCTGCTCGAGAAAGCGCTCGGCGTGGCGTGTGTTTGAATAACCTGAAGCAGTTGTCGACCGCGGCGGCGAAATACAACGAACGGCACCGCGAGCTGCCTGGTTATGTGAACGTGATTGGGAAATCCAGTTCTACGACAGTGCAGAACCGCTTGGGAACTTGGGCCATGATGTTGCTCCCGGAAATAGAGCGGAACGATGTTTATCAAACGTGGACTTCTGACCCGGCGACGGTAACTACGCCGGCTCCGGCCACGCCGTACATTTCGCTGTTTGTTTGTCCGAGCGACCCGCCGGAAGATGCCTCAGTCAATCCCACGCCATTGTCTTATGTGGCGAATTGCGGCATTCCGGATAATACCGCAACGCTTTCGGCCAACACGGGGACAAACGGTGTGGCGACTGTCGTCGATAGCATTCTCCCGGCGGCAGCCAGCACCGCGCGTTCTACCAACGGCATGTTTTACGATCACTACTCGCAGAACTCACAGGGTTATAATGGGCCGGCACAACTCAGTTCGTCGCTGGACCACATTCCCGACGGCGCCAGCAACACGCTGATGTTTTCGGAAAACTTCATGCCCACGAGCCGGGACGTCGCCAATGGATTTTTATATCGCGTGTACTATCCGCCGCAGGGAACAAATTTCAATGCCAATCTATATCCACATGTGCCGCAAGCGGTCACGGCAACAGAAGCAATGACGTCTGCGAATTCATTCGAAGCGGATATCGGTTTTGTGTGGGACCCGCGCGTGGCGGACCATACAACGCCGAGCGATCCGCGGCGGATCGATGGCGACCTGTATCGGAAATTGGTCGGCAATTATCCACAGAATAATGCTTCGTACGGTTATTACTATTCTCGTCCGTCCAGTTCGCACGGCAGCGGCGTGAACGTGGCGACTGCCGGCGGCGAATGCTTTTTCCTGCGAGATGACATCGATTACTGGGTATACGAGCAGTTGATGACGCCCGACGGCAAGCATTCGCAAATGTGCGCTGTGAATGGATCGGGAGCGTACGTGACCCCGATTAACGCCAACTACATTCTCAACGACGCGGATTACAGGTAGGGATTGGTAGCTAAGCGACGTCGTGCATTTGTATAAAGCCGCGACCGTTGGTCGCGTTGAAGCGGCAGTGGGCACAGCGATAATCGGTGACGGGAGTTGGCCGTTTCCGTCGAATCGAATGGCAAATTGATCGTAAGTTCGCGCGACCAACGGTCGCGGCTTTATGCACCTACTTTCCGCTTACTTTTTTCCCAGCTTTCGCTGCGCTTCGAAAAAGCGCGTGAGCAATTTGCCGCATTGCTGGGCCCGCACGCCGGGCACGATTTGCGCTTGATGATTTAACCGCTTGTCGCTGAGCATTTGATACAGCGTGGCCACGGCGCCGGCTTTGGGGTCGGCCGCCCCGTACACGACCAAGGGCAGGCGGGCCTGAACAATCGCCCCGGCACACATGGGGCAGGGTTCCAGCGTGACGTACAACGTGCAGCCTTCCAGCCGCCAACTTTGCAGCGCTTGGGCGGCCTGAGTGAGAGCGATCATTTCGGCGTGTGCGGTAGGGTCGCGCAATTGTTCGCGCTGATTGTGGGCCGCGGCGATCACCCGCTCGCCATGCACAATGACGGCGCCGATGGGGACTTCGTTTTCGGCCAGCGCCGCTTCGGCTTCGGCCAGCGCCAGTTGCATGAAGTGTTCGTGCATGATGTGAAGTTATGAGACGCCCGGCCGCTCGCTTTGGGCTCGCTGCTAAACCGCAAGCGATTACTGTTCGAACTTTGCCTTGCGGCTTTGAGTTTTTGCGGCGGCGGATTCTTCCCTCGGCTCAGGGCCTTCAATGGTCAATGTAATCGGCGTGGAGTAGACGAAGGGCCCGCTGCCGCCCGATTCCCAGCCTTCCGCCTGGAGTGTCACGGGGCCTTCGCCAAGCAGGGCGGCATCGACCGTGGCTTCGCCATCCGCGCCGGCAAATTTGGCTACGGGATGGCTTTGGTCGTCATGGTAAAACGCCACTCCTTTTGCTCCCGGCGCTTTGGCGAAAAGTTTAATGGTTCCGCCGGCCCGGACGCGCTGCTGCGGTGAGGTTTCGAAGGTGATGGTCTTTCCGTAATTGTTAAATTGGACGGGCAGGATCAGGCGGCCTTGCGATTCGATGGCGCTGTTTTCGATTCCCACGATGCGCAGCTCATGATAGCCGTCGGAAGATTTTGTCGTATCGAGCTTGAGCGGATCGTCGGCGTTGGTCGTGTCGATGCGCACGCCATCGAGAAACAGTTCGAATCGATCGACGGCGCCCGGCTGGGGCAGCTTGGCCGTCGGCCGGATGGTAACCACTCCGGAGAGCACATCGCCGGCGGCCAGGCCTGCAACTTGAACTTGTGGAATGTTGGCCCAGGGGCGGCACAGGGGATCGCCCACGATGATCAATTGGTAGGGAGCGTAGACGGATTGATAAAAAGCTTCGGCCAGCGAGCAGCCGCGGGCATAGTGCACCTGAATCATGGCGTACGGAAATTTATTCTGGAAGGCAAACGGCTCCGCTACGGTTCCCGAACTGGCC
Protein-coding regions in this window:
- a CDS encoding DUF1559 domain-containing protein — encoded protein: MKMHFAARADFRPSSRLRFAGLARRQTVGCGRLALRRTAFTLVELLVVITIIGLLMSLLIPAVNSARESARRGVCLNNLKQLSTAAAKYNERHRELPGYVNVIGKSSSTTVQNRLGTWAMMLLPEIERNDVYQTWTSDPATVTTPAPATPYISLFVCPSDPPEDASVNPTPLSYVANCGIPDNTATLSANTGTNGVATVVDSILPAAASTARSTNGMFYDHYSQNSQGYNGPAQLSSSLDHIPDGASNTLMFSENFMPTSRDVANGFLYRVYYPPQGTNFNANLYPHVPQAVTATEAMTSANSFEADIGFVWDPRVADHTTPSDPRRIDGDLYRKLVGNYPQNNASYGYYYSRPSSSHGSGVNVATAGGECFFLRDDIDYWVYEQLMTPDGKHSQMCAVNGSGAYVTPINANYILNDADYR
- the tadA gene encoding tRNA adenosine(34) deaminase TadA, encoding MHEHFMQLALAEAEAALAENEVPIGAVIVHGERVIAAAHNQREQLRDPTAHAEMIALTQAAQALQSWRLEGCTLYVTLEPCPMCAGAIVQARLPLVVYGAADPKAGAVATLYQMLSDKRLNHQAQIVPGVRAQQCGKLLTRFFEAQRKLGKK